From the genome of Papaver somniferum cultivar HN1 chromosome 2, ASM357369v1, whole genome shotgun sequence, one region includes:
- the LOC113349122 gene encoding cell division cycle 20.2, cofactor of APC complex-like encodes MDAGGGSFGMLNKSRSGNPLQEHVVLRRKNSKENCDRFIPNRSAMDFDYAHYMLMEARKGKENPVESTPAKEAYRKQLAQALNLNRTRILAFKNKAPTPAQSLFPETSSLQQAKPAKPRRSIPQTSERTLDAPEIIDDYYLNLLDWGSGNVLAIALGNTVHLWDATDSSTSELMTVDEDAGPITSVSWAPDGRHVAVGLNNSEVQLWDSTSNKQLRTLRGGHESRVGSMDWNNHVLSTGGMDSVIINNDVRIRNHIVETYRGHHQEVCGLKWSASGQQLASGGNDNLLHIWDNSVASSNSPTQWLHRLEDHTAAVKALAWCPFQANLLASGGGGADGCIKFWNTHTGSCLNSVDTGSQVCSLLWNKNERELLSSHGFTENQLTLWKYPSMVKIAELTGHTSRVLYMAQSPDGCTVASAAGDETLRFWNVFGTPELAKPAPKANSEPFAHYNRIR; translated from the exons ATGGATGCAGGAGGAGGATCTTTCGGTATGTTGAACAAGTCTCGATCTGGAAATCCATTGCAAGAACATGTTGTTCTCCGCAGAAAAAACTCTAAAGAAAAT TGTGATCGGTTTATCCCGAACAGATCCGCAATGgatttcgattatgcacattacATGCTAATGGAAGCAAGGAAAGGTAAGGAAAATCCAGTTGAGAGTACTCCAGCGAAGGAGGCTTACAGGAAGCAACTTGCACAGGCTTTGAACTTAAACAGAACCAGAATTCTTGCGTTCAAGAACAAGGCACCTACACCTGCGCAGTCGCTGTTCCCTGAAACTTCATCACTTCAACAAGCGAAACCAGCAAAGCCCCGAAGATCCATCCCTCAA ACTTCAGAGAGGACGTTGGATGCTCCCGAGATCATTGATGATTACTACTTGAATCTCCTTGATTGGGGCAGTGGCAATGTCCTTGCAATAGCTCTAGGAAACACCGTGCACTTGTGGGATGCAACTGATTCATCCACTTCTGAACTCATGACCGTTGATGAAGATGCAGGTCCTATTACCAGTGTGAGTTGGGCACCTGATGGTCGTCACGTTGCTGTTGGATTGAACAACTCTGAAGTTCAACTATGGGATTCTACATCTAACAAACAACTTAGAACACTACGAGGTGGTCATGAATCTCGAGTTGGTTCTATGGATTGGAACAACCACGTCTTATCCACAGGAGGAATGGACAGTGTGATTATCAATAATGATGTCAGAATCAGAAACCACATTGTAGAAACATATAGAGGACATCATCAAGAAGTGTGTGGATTGAAGTGGTCAGCATCAGGACAACAACTAGCAAGTGGAGGGAATGACAACCTTCTTCATATTTGGGATAATTCAGTTGCTTCGTCAAACTCTCCAACTCAATGGCTTCACAGACTCGAAGACCACACTGCTGCAGTAAAAGCCCTTGCTTGGTGTCCATTCCAGGCTAATTTACTTGCTTCTGGTGGAGGTGGAGCTGATGGATGTATAAAATTCTGGAACACCCATACTGGATCTTGCTTAAATTCTGTTGATACTGGATCACAAGTTTGTTCTTTGCTGTGGAACAAAAATGAGAGAGAACTTTTGAGCTCTCATGGGTTCACTGAAAACCAATTGACCCTTTGGaaatatccatcaatggttaagaTTGCTGAGCTTACCGGTCACACTTCAAGGGTTCTATACATGGCTCAG AGTCCGGATGGATGTACTGTAGCATCGGCAGCAGGGGATGAAACTCTGAGATTTTGGAATGTATTCGGGACACCTGAATTGGCTAAACCTGCACCTAAAGCCAACTCAGAGCCGTTTGCTCATTATAATCGCATACGGTGA